The genomic stretch CTACAGCTCAGAGTGTTTCCTGCTGGGATTCCACCTGAGCGTGTCCTCAGACCGGGCTTTCACTCCTGGATGCTGCTGAACTGAAACCTGATCAGCCGGGGCAGATGTAAACACCTGGCCTGAAGAATCATCCTGAGACGCTCTCTAAACCCACCTGGAGTCATTAAAGGTGTACCATTCTCCCGAGCTGGGATTGCGACAATAGGCTGTGTAGTGACCTCCCATGGTTGTGCCTGAGTGGTTGGACACTGCATACAGGTTGTATACTGCATTTGCTGCAAAgagaaagaagccagacaaaaacaaacatcaaggTTATGGCCTTGGCGTTGGACTAGGAACATGAAAAATGTAACAGTAACAGGTTTTTCTATCACAAAGGAGTGAGCGCTTACTGCTGTTTTCAGAGGCAAACTCTCGAAGGTCCAGGTCCTTCATGGGGAAGTTAACAAAGGTGGACAGTTTGCTGGTTCGTCGTGCCTCAGAGAAGCGTTTCAGGTCTGGAGAGGAAGAAGAGTCAAGGAGCAGTCGCTCTCTGGTCACCTTCCCACACAGGAAGCCCTTTTTAAATGATCTCTGCTCACATCCTGGGGCCACAGAGGCTTtaatataccccccccccccgctcgaTTAAACAAACTAGCCACATTCCCCAGCTTCTCAAATCCTACAGGGCTTCTGACCCGACGTCCCTGCTGAAGTCTGATGGAAGCCATCGGAAGCAGGAAGAAAGGATACGCAGCACGAGGATCTTGGGGAACTTCTGTATCGTGAACTTCTTCGTGCACCTCCTCCTGGCTTTACACCTGTAGCACGTCTGCAGAGAGGAAACACAGGAGGTTGAGTCACTGGCTGCAACAAGCTAGGAGAAGCAGTCAGAATGCAAACACTACGTTCTGGGATCAGTCTCGCTCCAGCAGAGGGGAAATGAGGTTTAGGAATGTGTTTCATTGCCAAACCAGAGCAAAACCAGTATGTCAACTCTGCACGTGTGCAGCTGCTTCAACTGAAACAGGCCAAATTATCAACATGTCACATCAAAACAGAGAGCAGGCACGCTAACGTTAGCTTAGCCCTTCAGCAAACTACTCCACAGAGAAAGAGGAAGCCATCAGGAGTAAGACGTGGGTTTATTTCACACCGCAGCGTTGTGTCGAGTCAGATTAACAACTATTTATAAAGCAAAGTGGCTTTAAGTCAAGGCACAAAAGTCTAGAGGTATTAATTTGTTGATGCTCAAATGCCGCCAACATGCCTGTTTTTAAATGAGCCGGAACAATTTCAAGACCAAAACTCTTATCTGGGATATCCCTAGTGCAGGTAATTGCCTTTCTTTTTGGGTCCGTTTAAAAAACGTCAAAACGCATTTTAATTTGAGGACGGCATGTTAGAAAGCGTCCAGCTTATACAAAAATGGACTAGGTCGTCATCAGAGGGGGTCAGCGCTCCCTTCCAGCGAATGGCGGCAGAGTACAAGCGAGGGTTACCACAACAGCACACCGTTGCTATGGATACATACCGGCTTCTCATCCCCATCAAGGACGTCCTCTTTGGTGAAGAGCCGCATGCAGTCCATCAGGCTCACCTCACCGTAGCCCTTCTGAGCACAAACATACAGGCATTCACATTAGCAAGcacccaaacaaacaaacaaacaaacgaaCGTACAACACGCACAATAAAGGCcacagagagacaggagagaaagcaaagATGGTCTGCGTTAGGACGGGTAGACACAGGTTAGAGGGGTAGATCTCTGACTGCAGAGGAAACAGTGTCTGGCTGTGTTGGGCTCTCTAACCTTTGCGATAGGCAGAGAAAGATCCCAGAAGGGATCGAACACAGTGGAGCAGAAACCACAGTGGCTGCAGGTCAGGGAGCTCTTCAGCTGCCCCACAAACACATCTGCAACAGAAGACGAGATCACAGCAGATTAAACTCTCCGATTAACAAACAGATACACGCAGGGCACTGAAACGTCTCTGCACTCCCGATAAGCCAGTACTACAAACGTTTAGCTCCACGCTGTCATTTGGTCAGAAAAAGGACAATAACCAATTCTGACTCACCAACTATTTTACTGTCCTCTCTTTCCAAATATTTACTCCACATCTTCTTCCCCTTTTCTTCATCCCTGAAAGTAGAAAGCGTGAAACATCAGACACGCAGATTCGGCTGCTTGGCAAATGAAAACCTAGTCCATAATAAACAAAGAGGGCAGAAAACAAAGGCCTTCCAGAAGGTTCttttcaggattttaaaaaTTTTTCCAATGAGGTCCCGCGCGGATAAATTATGGATGACAAGAGATCTCAGCAGCGTTTCTGTGCTGCTTTGACTGAGGTTTGTTGATACGTGCCACCCTATGAATGGCTGTATTACTGTTAATGGAAGTAAATAGTCAGAGCTATGGCAAAAATCTAGGGATCCAAAACGGCTTTTGGACAATAGGGCAGGTACAGCTGAGGGTTTTTACATCAGACTGATACTGTGGGCCGGCAGAGCGGCTATCTCCAAGATGTGACGTTTTTCACCAAGTTTAGATAGAGCAGAGAAAGCTTTCTGCTGATGGAGGGATGACTTTGGCTCTAATCAAAATCAGCTCTGATCGGTGATATCAAACAATCCTGTTCATTAAACGTTCTCTAATGCACTTctgattattacatttaaatgaactttaaaattaacattGCAAAGTGAGAGCTGAAACTGACCAGAAACCAGATTCAACAACAGAAACCTGATTGGGGGGCGTCTCTGACTGCTGCACTCTCAATGGTGCAGCTGATCTagttaacatttttattgtgaatagtGGAACTAGAAATGAGGGGGGGCTTGCAACTTCTTGTTACGCATAAGAAAGCATCAACATGACCCATCAGGTCCTGTGACACAAACACTGGGTTGATGGGGGGAACACCCGGGACCTGAGCTCCGTTTTCTCCACCAACTACACGCAGCATGTAAGGCTCTCAGATTCACCTTGAGAAACACCAGTCAGGCTTTTATTGGCCATTACCAGTTCGGCCTGCTGATTAATATTCTCTCTGTAAGAGCTCTAAACCCGTTTTCCTGTGCGCCACGGAGGTCGGCGTGTTACGCAGCTCTAAATGTGAGGGAAGGAGGCGCCTCTTGGGTCACATCAAGTCCTGTCATGTCTACGAAGTAGGACAGGCTGCCTACTAGAGCCACGAGTGTCTGCAGGTTGTAGCATGAGAATAAGTGACGGTATTATCAGGCCCCCTATGTGGAGTATTATGGTGCCTACCTGCTGGAACTGGATATCAATGTGTGCTGGATACAGTATGAGATGCACAGAGAGGCAGCGCTTTACTTCAAGCAGCATATCTCTGTATGCCACTGAAATGCAGTAGTGCAGTGGGGTTAACGCATGTGAAAAACCTCAAGTAACCAATAACATCTGGTGATGCGGGCTGAGCCTGCCTTTTGGATGCGGGGGACAAATACCGGCTTGTGTCCGGAAGTGGAGCTGGTAGAAACTCCTCCTTCAGCGAGACGACTCCCCAAACGTGACAGATAATATATCTAACAGAGCCGCATCGAACAAATAAAGAGATTCATAGAAAATCCAAATCTATGCATTAAAGCATATGCTCCCAACATGGGAGAAGACGCTCCTGGTAATAAGTTAAATGAGCCAGAAAACTGGGAGTTTTCAGCTTGACGCATTAacgaagagagagaaagaatctGCAGGTAGACGCCGATCAAAGGAAAAACGTCCGGTTTTGATCCCCTGCTGGTCTATTGGTGGGTCTCTAATGTTGTCACTGATTAGTGTCTGAATACTTACGGCAGGTGGTCGAAGTCCTCCACGGTGCCCCTCGGCCTCACGGTGACCCTGTTGACCTCGTTATGCAGGCCGTCCAGCAGGAAACGCAGGAACTCCTGAGCGTCCTGTTGGCTGCAAGACACCAGCAACAGCCTCGTTACATACGTTGACTACCAGCAGCATCATGCCCTCGTATCAGTACCGCACATGGCACACagcgggagagagagagaagcatcAGAGGACGTACTTATAGCCCACAAATCTGGGAGCGTATCTCTGGATCTGGGTTTTGAACTCAGACGGGCTGACCGCCTCGCTGCTGGTCGACGTCCACATGGTCTGGATCAGCTTGGCGAATTCTACCAACACACGAAAGCCGAAGTTAATCACAAGGGAAAACATCACTGGTAACGTGAAGAAAAACCTTTTCCCCTTACTTAGTAAGTAAAACACACAGTGTGCCTCTGCAGCTCTCTCAAAGATGTTTACCTCTTTGTCTAGAACAGATCTACTTCCATGCAGATCTAATTTAGAGCCAAACAGCTGCTGTGTGTGAGGACCTGTTGCTTTGGCCTCTAGGGGGCCCGAGTGACTCATGTCTCACCTTCCATGAGGGCTGTGTTGGTGCGGCTGTTGTTGTTAAGGTCTCTGCGGTGCGAGTTGTGCAGGCAGTAGTCACGCAGGCTCTGTGTGTTGCTCAGACACTGCAGGATACTGTTCATGAAACACTGTGGGGAGACAACAACATAAACCACATGAAGAGATTCTTTCTAAACAAATGGCACAAGAGCGTCCCTCCAGACGCGTTACTCATCACTGCTTATCGTCGCATCGCTTCATTTCAAAGACATTTTCCAGTGTTTTTGGGAAGCGACGCTGATGGAGTCGCAGAACGCACTCCCTTTATGTCAGGAGCCCTCCGTCTGCCCTGTTGCCTGGCAGACCTGGTGCCCCACCACCAGACAAACCGCGCTCAGCGTCGACACCAACAGGATTTAAGGAGCACCGCAGTGAACCACATAAGAATGAGATTTTAGACCGTCGAAGAGCGGAGCTTTTCCCGTTAAAGCTGTCAGCGTTTGACTTTCTCTAGAAAATGTAATCATAATCCGTTTATTATGGAGATAAAGGATGTGCTTTAAGCTTAACAGCCTGCTCTACCTGCGTTTGAGACTTTTATAttgaaagaagaaaggaagTAAATCCTGAATTTGTGTTGTGCTGACAGTCGACAGTCAGACCGTAGCCGATCAGTTCTTAAACACTTCAACCGGTCGAACCAGAACTGGATCACTCCACACCGTACAGACaatctttaaaacacagtttattcagctataaatgaaaaacagatgCTTTGTTTTGGAGTTATCTTAGATCAATGCTTGGTCTGGTCAAACCTGGACTGAACTATTCTAAATTGATCacagattatttaaaacacagctctgatttatctatttatctgTTCAAAACCTATTTCTGAAAACAGAACATGGGAGCCTAGAAAAGGACACATAGAGATGGAAGGATAAGGACAACTTAGatctgataataataatattacataatgataataacaaATAACTGGCTTTTTAAACTTGATTTCTGCTTGTGAAAACAAGAACATAGGGTTTTATAGTTTCCCTGGCGTATTGCTAAAAGCTTCTCCTGCTGGTATAATCCTGTGAGCTGGATTTATGGTTATACCCCATAACGAGACAACTGTGCAGTGGGACATGTAGTTCAGAGTAGAATTACTTACAGTATTTCCTAGGTTCTTCAGTCCCACCAGGCCTTGGGCACTCTTTGAGTtctgaaaaacaagaaaaatacaatatttagcATCCTAACCCGAGGGGTCACGTGTTCTCTATGAATCTGCAATCCACAAAGGAGAGTTCATCCTGCAGTGGCCCAGCATTCAAAGGAATCTCAGACGCTCACAGAGATGCTGCTGGGCTGATTTGTTCCTTTCTGTCAGTGAACCCTTACACAGAAGCTCACCatagaggggggtggggggggggggggcccacCTGGCTGTGGCTCTAGGACTGACAGCCAGGCCAACTTTCCTGGTGAGCATCACCACCACGCTGGAACACGCTTGTCtttcatctcgccatcacttGCTCTCCTGCCGATGCCTCCCAGATGGCAGAGAGCGGATCAACAACAGAGGTATCCATGGAAACGGACTTTAAGGCTTTTCGTTTTTATACGGTAGCTCTCCCATAGCAACAAAAACTCAAGTGGAAACGGAGATCTCACAAATCAGCCAATGGCCCCGCATACTCTGGAGAACTTATGTCATCAGTTGGTGCAGATAAATGTCATTACATAAGTTGAGTTGTTATATAACGGAGCAGCTAAAGGAAGAGCACAGGCAGATAAGAAATGCCCCGGTGTTCCTGACAACCAACCAGGAGCTTCAGATCAGCGTCACATGACTCAGACCGATTTCATTTTTCGCCAACGTCTACACAGGTCTGTCCGTTTCTGCTCTGGTCGCAGTGACAACACGCAACGTGAGCCGCACGTCTGCAGCGCCGCGCTCTGTCAGGCCGTGTGATCCTGCCCGGCCATCTGACGCACAGAAAACAAGCTAGCTGACAGCGAGGACGCCAAGCTGGCAGGATATGCTCAGCTCCTCTTGTATTTTCTGGGCTGAAAGCGAGTGTGGAGCCGGCGGCCCAAAACACCGGTCACCTGATCTCACCCGCTGCTGAAATCTATCTCCCTCACATGCTTCTTGTTCCCGTTCGCCTGTGGTTTAGCTCCCATTATCCAAACAGGACCACCATGAAAATGGGCCAGGTCCAAGGAGAGGCCACCCGCGGCGCCTGCTCATGTCGCCGTGAACCGAGCGTGAGAGTTTGTCCCCGGTTCTCGGCGCATTAACTCAGAAGAACGAACACTGAACCCTACATGACCCGATGCTGCCGGCTTGTTATCGTCTTACGGGAACAGGAAGCCACCGAAGGCTGTTCTAAACACAAAGGTGAGACGGAGTCCTCACCCTTACACCACTGTGGCTGGAAGCTTGGGTACCTTGTGGACGTGACCTGAGCGCCGTCATCAGTCGGAGCGGCCGCACAGATTCACAGGCAGACAGCACAAGCAGCAGCTGACAGGCCGGGTGGCCTCGTTGACCCGGAGGAGACGTCCACTGGGACAAGCGGCCGTAAACCTGCCAGCACTAACGCGGTCTCAGGGGGGCAGCCCGGCCTGCTGTGCATCAGCAGCAGTAATGAAACCAAGCGGCTTTAAAGGACATCATGTCTGACGCATGACTGCTGGCTTCTCCCGCATGCTTCAGGCTTTTCTACGCACATGTAGAGCGCGGTTAGGGTTGGCTGGTCCCCGAGGCTGAGGCCTACAGCTCCTTACACAACTCTAATCTCAACAATGTCGATAAAGTGCAGATTATTTTTATGCGCTTTGCATCGATCGTCCCATCAGTATTGAGCGATTACTAACAGAGAAGCCAACCGGTACAAAAAGATGAAACACTGCAGTGGCTTCAGCGCTAGAAATGCATATTGATTATACGTCCCTTAAACAGATCTTCACTTATTCCAGCATCTATTTGACAAAAACAAGGAACACAATTTGCTTATTTCATAAAATTGTAAATACATATAGGCAGTAAAGGGGTAAAGGTTCACAAATCAGCGATGGCTGGGACCTTTTGCTGACGGTAGCAGTCTGGTTTGGTCTAGACATCATTAGCTTCAGCCTTAAAGTCCAATTgctatttatacatttatactaAATGTAGATGGTACTGCGGGTAAGTGATTCctgcttatattacataaacagaaataaataatgaacTAGCCTTCACGGTATATCTACATTCAAAGGTTTTCCTGTGCTCGGCTTTTTGTGCCTTCCTACTCCAAACCTCTAGAAACAAGCAGAACACATAAAACACGGACTCCAGAGTATCCATCTGAGTTAGGGGAGCCAGGCTCACTTCTGCAGGGTATGTGGACCCTGGGTAATCAAAGCAGGGACCGTCTTTGTGTTCATGGACAGGATCACAAGGTGTCGTCATGGAGACAAGGGCATCTGACTGAGCTGTTTTGCCGATGATGTGATTCTGATCGTGTCTTCAGGTCACCATCGTCTGAGCTCACTGAAGCAACAGGAAAGAATTATGATTGCATGGAAGTGgctaaattaatttctttttaggTAGTCACATAATATATATTGCAATTACAGATGCAGGAGATATCAGCATCAACATTGGTGTTGACTGATGTTTGGGACTTTTATTTAACCCTCCTAGGTCTAAGGCCTTTTTGGGGTAACTATCCACCctggactttttatttatttaactgtgatGTTATAACACTATAACATCACAGTCATGTGGTATACATACTTTTTCATGGATAAGATGAA from Fundulus heteroclitus isolate FHET01 chromosome 18, MU-UCD_Fhet_4.1, whole genome shotgun sequence encodes the following:
- the usp2a gene encoding ubiquitin carboxyl-terminal hydrolase 2 isoform X1 — encoded protein: MPSMRQSYTVTVPEEPPAAAFPFLKQEMRRKGSMSGSVLVSTFVGLLINQAKNSKSAQGLVGLKNLGNTCFMNSILQCLSNTQSLRDYCLHNSHRRDLNNNSRTNTALMEEFAKLIQTMWTSTSSEAVSPSEFKTQIQRYAPRFVGYNQQDAQEFLRFLLDGLHNEVNRVTVRPRGTVEDFDHLPDEEKGKKMWSKYLEREDSKIVDVFVGQLKSSLTCSHCGFCSTVFDPFWDLSLPIAKKGYGEVSLMDCMRLFTKEDVLDGDEKPTCYRCKARRRCTKKFTIQKFPKILVLHLKRFSEARRTSKLSTFVNFPMKDLDLREFASENSTNAVYNLYAVSNHSGTTMGGHYTAYCRNPSSGEWYTFNDSRVTPMSSSQVRSSDAYVLFYELATSSRM
- the usp2a gene encoding ubiquitin carboxyl-terminal hydrolase 2 isoform X2; the protein is MPSMRQSYTVTVPEEPPAAAFPFLKQEMRRKGSMSGSVLVSTFVGLLINQAKNSKSAQGLVGLKNLGNTCFMNSILQCLSNTQSLRDYCLHNSHRRDLNNNSRTNTALMEEFAKLIQTMWTSTSSEAVSPSEFKTQIQRYAPRFVGYNQQDAQEFLRFLLDGLHNEVNRVTVRPRGTVEDFDHLPDEEKGKKMWSKYLEREDSKIVDVFVGQLKSSLTCSHCGFCSTVFDPFWDLSLPIAKGYGEVSLMDCMRLFTKEDVLDGDEKPTCYRCKARRRCTKKFTIQKFPKILVLHLKRFSEARRTSKLSTFVNFPMKDLDLREFASENSTNAVYNLYAVSNHSGTTMGGHYTAYCRNPSSGEWYTFNDSRVTPMSSSQVRSSDAYVLFYELATSSRM